From a single Paraburkholderia youngii genomic region:
- a CDS encoding branched-chain amino acid ABC transporter permease, which yields MSDFFQFVIEGLTTGSFYALVALGYTMVYGIIRLINFAHGDLFMVGAFIGWTGLMVLASAHLPLALALLIALAAAMTVTGALGLLIERLAYQPLLRAPRLSILITALGVSLALQNGVLLIYGAGFRTYPHVLSQAGFELHGVQITFAQIGIIVASLALMLALYFFVHHTFLGTAMRALAIDQDAARLMGIDVERLIQLTFLLGSVLAAVAGVMEGLYYTQINFFMGFVLGLRAFTAAVLGGIGNIPGAMAGGILIGLLEAFGAGYVSSQWTDVFVFGVLIAVLVIKPTGLFGERVVERM from the coding sequence ATGAGCGACTTCTTCCAGTTCGTGATCGAAGGGCTGACGACCGGCTCGTTCTACGCGCTCGTCGCCCTCGGCTACACGATGGTCTACGGAATCATCCGGCTGATCAACTTCGCTCATGGCGACCTGTTCATGGTCGGCGCGTTCATCGGCTGGACCGGCCTGATGGTGCTGGCGTCCGCGCATCTGCCGCTCGCCCTCGCACTGCTGATCGCTCTGGCGGCCGCCATGACGGTCACCGGCGCGCTCGGCCTGCTGATCGAGCGGCTCGCGTATCAGCCGTTGCTGCGCGCGCCGCGGCTGTCGATTCTGATCACCGCGCTGGGCGTCTCGCTGGCGCTGCAAAATGGGGTGCTGCTGATCTACGGTGCGGGCTTTCGCACCTATCCGCATGTGCTGAGCCAGGCGGGGTTCGAGCTCCACGGCGTGCAGATCACCTTCGCGCAGATCGGCATCATCGTCGCAAGCCTGGCCCTGATGCTGGCGCTGTATTTCTTCGTTCATCACACGTTCCTCGGGACCGCGATGCGCGCGCTGGCCATCGATCAGGACGCCGCGCGTCTGATGGGCATCGACGTCGAACGCCTGATCCAGCTCACCTTTCTGCTGGGATCGGTGCTGGCCGCCGTGGCGGGCGTCATGGAAGGGCTTTACTACACGCAGATCAATTTCTTCATGGGCTTCGTGCTGGGCCTGCGCGCGTTCACCGCCGCCGTCCTCGGCGGCATCGGCAACATCCCGGGCGCGATGGCGGGCGGCATCCTGATCGGCCTGCTCGAAGCCTTCGGCGCGGGCTATGTCTCTTCGCAATGGACCGACGTGTTCGTCTTCGGCGTGCTGATCGCCGTGCTCGTGATCAAGCCGACCGGGCTGTTCGGTGAACGCGTCGTCGAGAGAATGTAG
- a CDS encoding branched-chain amino acid ABC transporter ATP-binding protein/permease, which produces MSARQASARWARPVGAALLAAAVAPPAVASNYVVDVGLTIVTYSILGLGLNIVVGYAGLLDLGYAAFFAIGAYTTALLETLLHFSFWETLPFSLAFTAVSGIVIGYPTLRLRSDYLAIVTLGFGEITRIVATNLDITGGPNGIFGIASPSLFGFEISSPQALYELGMAFLVVVLVFAIRLGRSRLGRAWTSIREDEAAAEAVGVPTLRVKLLAYVMGALIGGLGGSLFAARFGTIDPTGFTYLQSVTILIVVVLGGRGSIPGVIFGAIIVAGLPEILRFLNLWRIFAFAIGLVVLMLLRPQGLWPAPLRRVAPARKGADADRAPAPSHAVTDETLLEVRDMQRRFGGVLAVGGVSFLVRSGEIVSLIGPNGAGKTTVFNCLTGVIRPTGGQIVWCGERLAGGAPHRIVHQGMARTFQGIRLFGHMTAFENVLTGMDHRLRTPLAAELLALPSARAEAADHSTEGLRWLAFVGLAGRSGERAADLPYGDQRRLEIARALASSPRLLLLDEPAAGMNPTEKRALMELIRRIRDHGVTVLLIEHDMMLVMGVSDRIIVMDHGVIIAEGPPAAIQADPRVIDAYLGTAEKDEASDDTAGEKSLWDS; this is translated from the coding sequence ATGAGCGCCCGTCAAGCTTCCGCGCGCTGGGCCAGGCCTGTCGGCGCTGCGCTGCTGGCCGCCGCCGTCGCGCCGCCCGCAGTCGCCAGCAACTATGTCGTCGATGTCGGCCTGACCATCGTCACCTATTCGATCCTGGGTCTTGGGCTGAACATCGTGGTCGGTTATGCCGGATTGCTCGATCTGGGCTACGCGGCCTTCTTCGCGATCGGCGCGTACACGACAGCGTTGCTGGAAACCCTGCTGCACTTCTCGTTCTGGGAAACGCTGCCGTTCAGTCTGGCGTTCACCGCGGTATCGGGCATCGTGATCGGCTACCCCACCCTGCGCCTGCGCAGCGACTATCTGGCGATCGTCACGCTGGGGTTCGGCGAAATCACGCGTATCGTCGCCACCAATCTCGACATCACGGGTGGCCCGAACGGCATCTTCGGCATCGCGAGCCCGAGCCTGTTCGGCTTCGAGATCAGTTCGCCGCAAGCGCTCTACGAACTGGGCATGGCGTTCCTCGTGGTGGTGCTCGTGTTCGCGATCCGGCTCGGCCGGTCGCGGCTGGGCCGCGCCTGGACCAGCATCCGCGAGGACGAGGCGGCTGCCGAGGCCGTCGGCGTGCCGACGCTGCGCGTCAAGCTGCTCGCCTATGTGATGGGTGCGTTGATCGGCGGGCTGGGCGGCAGCCTGTTCGCCGCCCGCTTCGGCACCATCGATCCGACCGGCTTCACGTATCTGCAATCGGTCACGATCCTGATCGTCGTCGTGCTCGGCGGCCGCGGCAGCATTCCGGGCGTGATCTTCGGCGCCATCATCGTCGCCGGCTTGCCGGAAATACTGCGGTTTCTCAACCTCTGGCGCATCTTCGCTTTCGCGATCGGGCTCGTGGTCCTGATGCTGCTAAGGCCGCAGGGCTTGTGGCCAGCGCCGTTGCGCCGCGTCGCGCCGGCGCGCAAGGGCGCTGACGCCGATCGGGCGCCGGCGCCCAGCCACGCCGTCACCGATGAGACCCTGCTGGAGGTGCGCGACATGCAGCGCCGCTTCGGCGGCGTGCTGGCGGTCGGCGGGGTCAGCTTCCTGGTGCGAAGCGGCGAGATCGTGAGCCTGATCGGTCCGAACGGCGCCGGCAAGACGACCGTGTTCAACTGCCTGACCGGCGTGATCCGCCCGACCGGCGGCCAGATCGTCTGGTGCGGAGAACGGCTTGCTGGCGGCGCGCCCCATCGCATCGTCCATCAAGGCATGGCGCGCACCTTCCAGGGCATCCGCCTGTTCGGCCACATGACGGCCTTCGAAAACGTGCTGACCGGCATGGATCATCGGCTTCGGACACCGCTCGCCGCCGAGCTTCTGGCGTTGCCGTCCGCGCGCGCCGAGGCCGCGGACCATTCCACCGAGGGCCTGCGCTGGCTCGCCTTCGTCGGTCTTGCCGGCAGGTCGGGCGAGCGCGCCGCCGATCTGCCCTACGGCGACCAACGCAGGCTTGAGATCGCCCGTGCGCTCGCCAGCAGCCCGCGCCTGCTGCTGCTCGACGAGCCCGCAGCGGGCATGAACCCCACAGAGAAACGCGCGCTGATGGAACTGATCCGGCGAATCCGGGATCATGGCGTGACGGTGCTGTTGATCGAGCACGACATGATGCTGGTGATGGGCGTGTCGGACCGGATCATCGTGATGGATCACGGCGTCATCATCGCCGAGGGCCCGCCCGCCGCGATCCAGGCGGACCCGCGTGTGATCGATGCCTATCTCGGCACAGCCGAAAAGGACGAGGCGAGCGACGATACCGCCGGGGAGAAATCGCTGTGGGACTCCTAG
- a CDS encoding ABC transporter ATP-binding protein has protein sequence MGLLEIRDLRVSYGTVEVLHGISLDVAQGEVVALLGSNGAGKTTTLRAISGLIRPRAGNIAMDGQRLMGLRAHQIVALGLGHVPEGRRIFGALTVEENLHLGGYLIRRDSTALQQRRDQLYATFPRLGERRSQLAGTLSGGEQQMLAIARALMLRPRIVVLDEPSMGLAPKLVRAIFGMVADICREGTSILLVEQNARQALRIAHRAYVLESGRIALAGSARELAQDSRVRAAYLGGSAMSAE, from the coding sequence GTGGGACTCCTAGAAATCCGCGATCTGCGCGTCAGCTATGGGACCGTCGAAGTGCTGCACGGCATCTCGCTGGACGTCGCACAGGGCGAGGTCGTCGCGTTGCTCGGCAGCAACGGCGCGGGAAAAACCACCACACTGCGGGCAATTTCCGGATTGATCCGGCCGCGCGCGGGCAACATTGCGATGGATGGCCAGCGCCTGATGGGATTGCGCGCACACCAGATCGTGGCGCTGGGCCTGGGTCATGTGCCGGAGGGGCGGCGCATTTTCGGAGCGCTGACGGTGGAGGAAAACCTGCATCTCGGCGGCTATCTGATCCGGCGCGACAGTACCGCATTGCAACAGCGAAGGGATCAGCTGTATGCGACTTTCCCCCGGCTCGGCGAGCGCCGCAGCCAGCTGGCAGGCACGCTCAGTGGCGGCGAACAGCAGATGCTGGCGATTGCCCGAGCCCTGATGCTGCGGCCGCGTATCGTGGTGCTGGACGAACCGTCGATGGGACTCGCGCCGAAGCTGGTCCGCGCGATCTTCGGCATGGTCGCCGACATCTGCCGCGAAGGCACGTCGATACTTCTGGTCGAGCAGAACGCCCGCCAGGCGCTGCGAATCGCGCATCGGGCTTACGTACTGGAAAGTGGGCGCATTGCGCTCGCGGGGTCCGCCCGCGAGCTGGCTCAGGACAGCCGCGTCCGCGCTGCCTATCTGGGGGGCAGTGCCATGTCGGCAGAGTAA
- a CDS encoding urea carboxylase-associated family protein, translating into MLNYPAAYQSTKGSALDVDKTFYQRIASQQDTRTLVESIVVPIRSGRAWTVPAGHVFRIVTIEGPQVADLNIWNRHNPRERMWASRTRQLQQAHVSTFDRLWSTLPFLRPMVTITDDSLAGYGVDEHGGRVHDLLGTRCDPYVNRMLTGEDFHFHCHSNLTRAIAPYGLTEYDVHDVLNVFQCTGLNLDDKYFMKACPAKKGDYLEFFAEIDLLCALSTCPGGDLSVPMWGPDARDPLEVCRPLGIEVWQLAPQMLDGWAPPAVAAYKGQHGMVLNQPQWK; encoded by the coding sequence ATGCTGAATTACCCTGCTGCCTATCAGTCCACCAAAGGCTCGGCGCTCGACGTCGACAAGACCTTCTATCAGCGCATCGCCTCACAGCAGGATACCCGCACGCTGGTCGAATCGATCGTCGTGCCGATCCGCTCGGGCCGAGCGTGGACCGTGCCGGCCGGGCACGTGTTTCGGATCGTCACGATCGAAGGCCCGCAGGTTGCCGACCTGAACATATGGAACCGGCACAACCCGCGCGAGCGCATGTGGGCGTCGCGCACGCGCCAGTTGCAGCAGGCGCACGTGAGCACGTTCGACCGTCTGTGGTCGACGCTGCCATTCCTGCGTCCGATGGTGACCATCACCGATGACAGTCTCGCCGGCTACGGCGTCGACGAGCACGGCGGCCGCGTCCACGATCTGCTCGGCACGCGCTGCGATCCGTACGTGAACCGCATGCTGACCGGCGAGGATTTTCATTTCCACTGCCACTCCAACCTGACGCGCGCCATCGCCCCGTATGGCTTGACCGAGTACGACGTCCACGACGTGCTCAACGTGTTCCAGTGCACCGGCCTGAATCTCGACGACAAATACTTCATGAAGGCGTGTCCGGCAAAGAAAGGCGATTACCTCGAATTCTTCGCGGAGATCGACTTGCTGTGCGCACTGTCGACCTGTCCGGGCGGCGATCTGTCAGTGCCGATGTGGGGGCCCGACGCGCGCGATCCTCTGGAAGTGTGCCGGCCGCTCGGCATCGAGGTCTGGCAACTCGCGCCGCAGATGCTGGACGGGTGGGCGCCGCCGGCTGTGGCTGCCTACAAGGGACAGCACGGAATGGTGCTGAATCAGCCGCAATGGAAGTGA
- a CDS encoding D-amino acid dehydrogenase, whose product MKIIVLGGGVVGVTTAYQLQKDGHEVVIVERQPLVAAETSWGNAGMIAPGHSFVWSSPKAPMILLKSLVLKDQALRFKFSADPRLYSWSWRFLMECTSEKARRNTLLKHRLAAYSQRVLQDVIAEEAIEYDRNERGILYLHRTQEAQDRGIEHMKLLESDGQVIRVLSPDEVVALDPSLASAKDRIAGAIHCPTDETGDPAKFTRALAEKVVARGGTLLTDATIDGFETAGQDIAGTRTSRGLVKGDAYVLALGPYSPVLARQIGIDLAIYPIKGYSLTIPIDGRPMPPAVAAVDEHNLVAISRFGDRLRVTATAEFAGYDTSHKPSDFAFMKSVTQELYPAGANYDRAEMWAGLRPMTPTNLPFFGRKKYRNLYLNTGHGHIGWTMSHGSARITADLIAGRTPAIPMVGLLCD is encoded by the coding sequence ATGAAAATTATCGTGCTCGGCGGCGGGGTGGTCGGTGTGACGACCGCGTACCAGTTGCAGAAAGATGGCCATGAGGTCGTGATCGTCGAGCGGCAGCCTTTAGTCGCCGCGGAAACCAGTTGGGGTAACGCGGGCATGATCGCGCCCGGGCATTCCTTTGTCTGGTCCTCGCCCAAAGCGCCGATGATTCTGCTCAAATCGCTGGTGCTGAAAGATCAGGCGTTGCGCTTCAAGTTCTCGGCGGATCCGAGGCTCTACAGCTGGTCGTGGCGCTTCCTGATGGAATGCACATCGGAGAAGGCACGCCGCAATACCCTGCTCAAGCATCGGCTTGCCGCGTATTCGCAGCGAGTACTACAGGATGTAATCGCTGAGGAGGCCATCGAATACGATCGAAACGAGCGCGGAATTCTCTATCTCCATCGGACTCAGGAGGCGCAGGACCGCGGAATCGAACATATGAAACTGCTGGAATCCGACGGGCAAGTCATCAGGGTCCTCAGCCCCGATGAGGTGGTCGCGCTCGACCCGTCGCTGGCTTCGGCAAAAGACAGGATAGCGGGCGCCATTCACTGCCCGACCGATGAGACCGGGGATCCTGCGAAGTTCACCCGCGCCCTTGCGGAAAAGGTCGTCGCGCGTGGCGGTACGCTTCTGACGGATGCGACGATCGACGGCTTCGAAACCGCCGGGCAGGACATAGCAGGCACGAGAACGAGCCGAGGCCTTGTCAAAGGCGACGCGTATGTGCTCGCCCTCGGCCCCTATAGTCCGGTTCTCGCCCGACAGATCGGCATCGATCTTGCGATCTATCCGATCAAGGGATACTCGCTGACGATTCCGATCGATGGGCGGCCCATGCCACCCGCCGTTGCAGCGGTGGACGAGCACAACCTGGTCGCAATCTCGCGCTTCGGCGATCGGCTCCGGGTTACGGCAACGGCGGAGTTTGCTGGCTACGACACGAGCCACAAGCCTTCTGATTTTGCCTTCATGAAGAGCGTGACGCAGGAACTCTACCCGGCCGGCGCCAACTACGATCGCGCCGAAATGTGGGCCGGCCTCAGGCCGATGACGCCAACGAACCTGCCGTTTTTTGGGCGCAAGAAGTACCGCAACCTTTATCTAAACACCGGCCACGGTCATATCGGCTGGACGATGTCACACGGATCGGCTCGAATCACGGCCGACCTGATCGCGGGACGAACCCCGGCGATTCCGATGGTAGGGCTGCTTTGCGACTGA
- a CDS encoding aminoacyl-tRNA deacylase codes for MAMSPTLQECLRSKGSRYEVVRHPYSHSSIETAAAAHIPGDRLAKTVLLEDEHGYVAAVLPSTYAVQLSEFWSKTGRRLALATEVELRELFKDCDAGAVPPICMAYGMKTYLESSLAGQPDVYFEAGDHEELVHMEADQFLALMDDAERAHFARRMRGLGGRA; via the coding sequence ATGGCGATGTCGCCAACCTTGCAGGAGTGCCTGCGCAGCAAGGGTTCCCGCTACGAAGTCGTGCGTCATCCATACAGCCACTCGAGTATCGAAACGGCTGCGGCGGCGCACATTCCGGGTGACCGCCTTGCCAAGACCGTGCTGCTCGAAGACGAACACGGCTATGTGGCCGCCGTGCTGCCATCGACTTACGCCGTGCAGCTCTCCGAGTTCTGGAGCAAGACCGGGCGCCGGCTTGCTCTCGCCACGGAAGTCGAACTGCGCGAATTGTTCAAGGACTGCGATGCCGGAGCGGTACCGCCGATTTGTATGGCGTATGGCATGAAAACCTACCTGGAGTCGAGTCTGGCAGGCCAGCCCGACGTCTACTTCGAGGCGGGCGATCACGAAGAACTGGTTCATATGGAAGCGGATCAGTTCCTCGCGCTGATGGACGATGCGGAGCGCGCGCATTTCGCACGGCGGATGCGAGGGTTGGGCGGCCGGGCCTGA